In a single window of the Debaryomyces hansenii CBS767 chromosome A complete sequence genome:
- a CDS encoding DEHA2A07458p (similar to CA0260|IPF13683 Candida albicans) has translation MMIKIIRPNVKIRVLNLSSYIRISLQIQKRCINTTIPCTYRSKLGIPNIFGANESIVQLNNDSANGTNEFNDYSSIDDLQISLKNFMTSKPAFINAYNDYRKKDLSVTRKFGELDEFISGIPKPNYRAIVSTNENMPPNTGSFIEIIDPSTSCVTFGVVLEGSQTKFNENYNKLLVLTVDNKIEKIYPQDVSFHLSQVLDPHWIKTLRVIENRHDSTFGNRLVLADILKLFLDKSLNRLQRLQDPNNNQFSIVFSQYATPFQMKSISLPDIYESFKLSDPVLSDINSSYYNQSAFLLSCHLGMINSPEMWLVSSCYGTNKLTNLVKEGCSNEITSGSRYFVNSITNMESLSKLFDDFENPIYLAKYNTFLTTLFGEQTSQNPKSFDDLNVYFNIWEGKYFLNIITVMKFFIIYPHSLIRDRIEKLTILGGQSMDPCTTYKFLEDLKIYNNRRHQMTDIYLSANIMGKSLLSQLSISSINDLRPTSTQAESDNFMNEKITDKFPHLRKSKVYYQDHIVYGLPFGKSIDSKQKSSLLAVSLEKINSRKYLINIHIPDMITKLSPSSNLFDEIASSSLNMKSLTKLINDSNINIFDSDLIDKLSFPDHNLRETSDWFSVGDVSQRSNKYDSGNKSNNNVTCMTVSFVYNKYESNPFSDLEEKISFSFDSLNSVSIKNIDWNTLEKCLNGVTEVSPFTLFKERASRSKDKNNAELDDDDIHNMNFIFNVMKSHIKIRNLDGASNVDPSIAFQNNDSSNLLKELSIVNKYEDQEKVLTTIESKTLENQLELSKSKFFINELDKFVGKLTSRYCLMHDIPILTHHQDILESLNNESNPELIMKRETRDLNDEAYISHNNLFLPNYHANSYFQTLIARDSSGYVSMSAYLIGLNYLTKPNIEVFADENLSFVPLGINDGYVRMFGVFTDYEVLLNQFQILSHIQKFSQGNNPAFFKDNEHSAIIRQFSYLKRYGYKLNGPLSHDALNHQLHKILNSYKLCDHLGTVHKHFWTLKLLEQRLLQETSLDSGTTGVTYDCIITRAGYEIPSISKKIARGYCSQLNIEIDIMIPLDREVTIGNQIICDKVMFLDPIGGHCVLRESQLLH, from the coding sequence ATGATGATCAAAATCATACGACCCAATGTAAAGATAAGGGTATTGAACTTACTGAGTTATATTCGAATATCATTACAGATTCAAAAAAGATGCATAAACACTACCATACCCTGTACATATAGAAGCAAATTAGGGATTCCAAATATATTTGGTGCAAATGAAAGCATTGTTCAACTAAATAACGACTCAGCTAATGGAACTAATGAGTTTAATGATTATTCTAGCATTGACGATCTTCAAAtaagtttgaaaaattttatgaCAAGCAAGCCTGCATTTATAAACGCCTACAATGACTACAGAAAGAAGGATTTGTCTGTGACAAGAAAGTTTGGCGAGcttgatgaatttatttcaGGTATTCCTAAACCAAATTATCGAGCGATAGTTAGTACGAATGAGAATATGCCTCCCAATACAGGAAGTTTTATAGAGATTATTGATCCAAGTACCTCATGTGTTACTTTTGGTGTGGTACTTGAAGGATCGCAAACAAAATTCAACGAAAACTATAATAAGTTGTTGGTTTTGACAGTGGACAATAAGATCGAAAAGATATATCCACAAGATGTCAGTTTTCATCTTTCCCAAGTGCTTGATCCACATTGGATTAAAACATTACGAGTCATTGAAAATAGACACGATTCTACATTTGGCAACCGTTTGGTACTAGCGGATATTTTGAAACTATTTCTCGATAAAAGTCTTAATCGTTTACAACGTTTACAAGATCCCAATAATAATCAGTTTTCAATTGTATTTTCACAATACGCTACACcatttcaaatgaagaGCATTTCATTACCTGATATTTATGAGTCATTTAAATTACTGGATCCCGTTTTGTCAGACATCAATAGTTCCTATTATAACCAATCTGCATTCTTATTGAGTTGCCATTTAGGGATGATTAATTCTCCAGAAATGTGGCTAGTATCTTCGTGTTACGGAACCAACAAGCTAACTAATCTCGTAAAAGAAGGCTGTTCGAATGAGATAACTTCAGGCTCTCGTTATTTTGTGAATTCCATCACAAATATGGAATCGCTTTCAAAACTTTTTGACGATTTTGAAAATCCAATATATTTGGCTAAGTATAATACATTTTTGACGACGCTTTTTGGAGAACAGACTTCACAGAACCCTAAGtcatttgatgatttgaatgtttattttaatatctGGGAGGGCAAATACttcttaaatattattaccGTCATGAAGTTTTTTATAATCTATCCACATTCATTAATAAGAGATAGAATAGAGAAATTGACAATATTAGGGGGTCAAAGCATGGACCCCTGTACGACTTATAAGTTCCTTGAAGATTTAAAGATCTATAATAATAGGCGCCATCAGATGACAGATATATACCTTTCGGCGAATATAATGGGTAAGTCACTATTATCACAGCTATCCATATCGTCGATCAATGATCTACGCCCAACTTCAACCCAAGCGGAACTGGATAACTTCATGAACGAGAAAATAACCGACAAATTTCCACATTTAAGAAAATCCAAAGTTTATTACCAAGATCATATTGTTTACGGTTTGCCCTTCGGCAAATCTATTGATTCGAAACAGAAACTGTCATTGCTAGCCGTGTCACTAGAGAAAATAAACTCTAGAAAGTacttgataaatattcatatacCTGACATGATTACAAAACTTTCGCCTAGCAGTAActtatttgatgaaatagcATCTTCTAGTTTAAATATGAAGAGTTTAACcaaattgattaatgattcgaatataaatatttttgattcagACTTGATCGATAAGTTAAGTTTCCCAGATCATAATTTACGGGAGACTTCTGATTGGTTTTCAGTAGGCGATGTTTCGCAGAGAAGCAATAAGTATGATTCTGGcaacaaatcaaataacAATGTAACATGTATGACTGTTTCATTCGTGTACAATAAGTATGAGTCGAATCCATTTCTGgatttagaagaaaagatttctttctcttttgattcattaaattcagTACtgataaaaaatattgattggAACACCCTTGAAAAATGCTTAAATGGTGTCACAGAAGTTTCCCCATTTACATTGTTCAAAGAAAGAGCGAGCCGTTCcaaagataaaaataatgctgaattagatgatgatgacattcataatatgaattttatcttcaacGTAATGAAGAGTCATATCAAGATAAGAAATCTTGACGGAGCTTCAAATGTTGATCCATCTATTGCATTCCAGAATAACGATTCAAGCAatcttttgaaagaattgagTATAGTGAACAAATATGAGGACCAAGAAAAGGTGCTTACTACAATTGAATCTAAAACCCTTGAAAATCAACTAGAATTGTCGAAATCAAAgtttttcatcaatgaaCTCGATAAATTTGTTGGAAAATTAACCTCAAGATATTGCTTGATGCATGATATTCCTATTTTGACCCATCACCAAGATATTCTTGagtcattaaataatgagCTGAATCCAGAATTGATTATGAAACGGGAAACCAGAgatttgaatgatgaaGCGTATATTTCTCATAATAACTTATTTTTGCCCAATTATCATGCGAACTCATACTTTCAAACGTTGATAGCGAGAGATTCGTCTGGGTATGTATCGATGAGTGCATATTTGATCggtttgaattatttaaccAAGCCTAACATAGAAGTATTCGcagatgaaaatttatcCTTCGTACCATTAGGAATAAATGATGGGTATGTTAGGATGTTTGGGGTTTTTACTGATTACGAAGTGTTGTTAAaccaattccaaatcttgtctcatattcaaaaattttccCAGGGGAACAATCCAGCCTTTTTTAAGGACAACGAACATTCTGCCATTATCAGACAGTTCAGTTATTTGAAACGATACGGCTATAAACTAAATGGGCCATTATCACACGACGCATTAAACCATCAATtgcataaaatattaaactCCTACAAATTGTGTGATCATTTAGGAACAGTGCATAAACATTTCTGGACCTTAAAATTGCTAGAGCAGAGGTTACTCCAAGAGACGTCCTTAGACTCAGGTACAACTGGTGTTACTTATGATTGTATAATTACTCGTGCCGGCTATGAAATACCCCTGATATCCAAAAAGATCGCCAGAGGTTATTGTTCCCAATTGAATATCGAAATTGACATAATGATTCCTCTTGATAGGGAAGTAACTATAGGAAACCAAATTATCTGTGACAAGGTAATGTTCTTAGATCCTATTGGAGGACACTGTGTTCTAAGAGAATCACAGTTACTCCATTAG
- a CDS encoding DEHA2A07480p (highly similar to uniprot|P00899 Saccharomyces cerevisiae YER090w TRP2 anthranilate synthase component I) has protein sequence MFSKIQPSLEALTSIVQSHQDDENKPNLYPIYKYVTADDLTVHKAYLKLAKLNDPKRSPSFLFESAVNGDTVDRYSFIGLNPRKVIRTGEDERLFPKEHCNVDPITILEKELAKYNQIQLPGLPKFSGGAVGYISYDCIKYFEPKTRKPLEDVLQLPEAVLMLCDLIVAFDRVYDRFQIINNVAVTDSNDLQASFNKAAEAIDNVEKILRSESTPEEINPKQPPIKANQTFTSNIGQEGYEGHVSTLKKHILKGDIIQAVPSQRVARPTSLHPFNIYRHLRTVNPSPYLFYIDLIDFEIIGASPELLVKADEKGKVVTHPIAGTVKRGKTNEEDEANAEILRSSLKDRAEHIMLVDLARNDINRICTPESNKVDRLLTIERFSHVMHLVSEVSGTLRSDKTRFDAFRSIFPAGTVSGAPKVKAMELIGTLEKEKRGVYAGAVGHWGYDGKTMDTCIALRTMVYKNGIAYLQAGGGIVFDSDEYDEYVETMNKMKANNQTIIDAEKVWIEKVGQE, from the exons ATGTTT TCTAAAATTCAACCATCGCTTGAAGCATTGACTTCAATTGTTCAATCACatcaagatgatgaaaataagcCTAATTTGTATCCAATTTACAAATATGTTACAGCAGATGATTTGACTGTTCATAAAgcatatttgaaattagcAAAATTGAACGACCCAAAGAGATCAccatcatttttatttgagTCGGCAGTTAACGGTGATACCGTTGATAGATACTCGTTTATTGGTCTCAATCCAAGGAAAGTGATAAGAACTGGTGAAGACGAAAGATTATTCCCTAAAGAGCATTGTAATGTTGATCCAATTACCATATTAGAAAAGGAACTTGCAAAgtataatcaaattcaattacCGGGATTGCCAAAATTTAGTGGTGGTGCAGTTGGTTACATTTCATATGATTGTATTAAATACTTCGAACCTAAGACTCGTAAGCCCTTAGAAGATGTATTACAGTTACCAGAAGCTGTGTTAATGTTATGTGATTTAATTGTTGCATTCGACCGTGTTTATGATAGATTTCAGATCATCAATAATGTGGCGGTTActgattcaaatgatttacaAGCAAGCTTCAATAAAGCTGCCGAAGCGATTGATAATGTGGAAAAGATTTTAAGATCCGAATCTAcaccagaagaaataaaccCAAAACAACCTCCAATCAAGGCTAATCAAACGTTCACATCAAACATAGGTCAAGAAGGTTACGAGGGCCATGTTTCGACCTTGAAGAAGCACATCTTAAAAGGTGACATCATCCAGGCGGTTCCATCTCAAAGGGTTGCTAGACCTACGTCATTACATCCATTCAACATATATCGTCATTTAAGAACTGTGAACCCATCACCATATTTGTTCTACATAGAtcttattgattttgagaTTATCGGTGCATCCCCAGAGCTTCTTGTGAAAGCGGATGAAAAGGGTAAGGTTGTGACTCATCCAATTGCCGGAACTGTGAAGAGAGGTAAAACTaacgaagaagatgaagcAAATGCCGAAATTTTAAGATCGAGTTTGAAGGACAGGGCGGAACACATCATGTTGGTGGATTTGGCCCGTAACGACATAAATAGAATCTGTACGCCGGAAAGCAACAAAGTAGACCGTCTCTTGACAATTGAAAGATTCTCTCACGTTATGCATTTGGTATCTGAAGTGAGCGGTACCTTGAGATCGGATAAAACGAGGTTTGATGCCTTCAGATCTATTTTCCCTGCTGGAACAGTAAGTGGTGCACCAAAGGTTAAAGCCATGGAGTTAATTGGTACACTCgagaaagagaagagaGGTGTTTATGCGGGTGCTGTTGGTCACTGGGGTTATGATGGTAAGACCATGGACACTTGTATCGCCTTGAGAACCATGGTTTACAAGAATGGCATTGCATATTTGCAAGCTGGTGGGGGAATTGTTTTCGACAGtgatgaatatgatgaataCGTGGAAACTATGAATAAGATGAAGGCCAACAATCAGACCATTATTGATGCCGAAAAGGTTTGgattgaaaaagttggACAAGAATAG
- a CDS encoding DEHA2A07502p (some similarities with uniprot|P40059 Saccharomyces cerevisiae YER088c DOT6): MKSSEDESSPSMSSNTANAKNFSRTPTSWDASDDILLMHLKDQQKLGWKEIASNFTNRTPNACQFRWRRLKSGNLKNPPKSSSGLGSPASGSKVPATSGLKKSKKGPGNARSVSPSNDSPSAFSSYSPITTATFTGYDNNINNALAGLNALSNTPSNISSPMPNYHIGTNTNSSTPGLNSPDGGNRSHSLGHNHFDNSPRSEVSLDPQSHHGTTTNSGGGYYADISIDPTMNLPHNQAHPHTPGHLTPRNSTSQGSQANSNRSNHQTHPIPHNVHNNSIIQIVKDDRTSVSSATRASVSSLPSKSMNIPHHQSNNSALAHLPILFGGGSSISGPSRNASVSGIPSTYQSTTVSSIRNGSVGSSGYYSRSGSVVIPFTGDKRDDENLKPDLKKADFPANTKKTPNKTHNSQKNTSKSSTPNAQATIFKIPWSMEEDELLINRRNRELSFAELSILLPQRTEGEIWSRIDYLEKLRNGHRSSTSREHRKGRQSSIGLDDDDDFYDEVDDVIDGIDVSEDDDEDDDVLVDDDESLHHGTRKRKKRRTSSAVNPLAVGETLRRKLK, from the coding sequence ATGAAGCTGTCAGAAGATGAATCTTCACCATCAATGTCCAGTAATACGGCTAATGCCAAAAATTTCTCTAGAACACCCACATCGTGGGACGCACTGGACGATATACTCTTGATGCATTTGAAGGACCAACAAAAGTTAGGATGGAAGGAGATTGCTAGCAACTTTACTAACAGAACTCCCAATGCATGTCAATTTAGGTGGAGACGTTTAAAGTCAGGGAACTTGAAGAACCCgccaaaatcatcatctggGTTGGGAAGTCCGGCAAGTGGCAGTAAGGTACCAGCCACAAGCGGTCTCAAGAAGAGCAAGAAAGGGCCAGGGAATGCAAGGTCGGTGTCTCCAAGTAATGATTCACCCAGTGCATTTTCATCGTACTCTCCCATTACTACTGCTACGTTTACGGGgtatgataataatattaataatgcttTAGCTGGATTAAACGCATTATCAAATACTCCTTCTAATATCTCGAGTCCGATGCCCAACTACCATATAGGCACGAATACCAACTCATCTACTCCTGGACTTAACTCTCCAGATGGGGGTAATCGATCCCATAGTTTGGGTCATAACCATTTCGACAATTCTCCTAGATCTGAGGTGTCGTTAGACCCCCAGTCACACCATGGAACTACTACAAATTCAGGCGGTGGATACTACGCTGATATATCTATTGACCCGACGATGAACTTACCTCATAATCAAGCTCACCCGCATACCCCAGGTCATTTGACACCACGAAACTCTACGTCTCAAGGCTCGCAAGCTAACTCAAACCGATCAAATCATCAAACTCATCCAATACCTCACAATGTTCAcaataattctataattCAGATTGTCAAAGATGATAGAACTTCTGTTTCTTCGGCTACAAGGGCGTCGGTGTCGTCTTTACCTTCCAAATCAATGAACATACCGCATCATCAACTGAATAATAGTGCATTGGCCCACTTACCTATATTATTTGGAGGTGGAAGTAGTATAAGCGGTCCTTCTAGAAATGCTAGTGTAAGTGGCATACCTAGTACGTATCAATCAACTACAGTTTCTAGCATCAGAAATGGAAGTGTTGGATCCCTGGGTTATTATTCGAGATCAGGATCTGTTGTTATTCCATTTACTGGAGATAAAAgagatgatgaaaatttaaagcCTGACTTGAAGAAAGCAGATTTCCCTgcaaatacaaaaaaaacTCCAAATAAGACTCATAATTCACAAAAGAACACTTCAAAATCAAGTACGCCAAATGCACAGGCAaccattttcaaaataccTTGGTCAATGGAAGAGGATGAGTTATTAATCAACCGTCGTAATCGAGAATTATCCTTTGCTGAATTATCCATTTTATTACCCCAAAGAACTGAAGGTGAAATATGGTCTAGAATTGATTACTTGGAAAAATTGAGAAACGGACATAGATCGTCTACATCCAGAGAACATAGAAAAGGAAGGCAATCCTCGATTGGATtagatgacgatgacgacTTTTATGATGAAGTGGACGATGTAATAGATGGAATTGATGTGAGcgaagatgacgatgaagacgatgatgTATTAGTCGATGATGACGAATCGTTACACCATGGGACTCggaagagaaagaagagaagaacCAGCTCTGCAGTAAACCCCTTAGCTGTAGGGGAAACACTTAGAAGAAAACTCAAATAA
- a CDS encoding DEHA2A07524p (similar to uniprot|P34222 Saccharomyces cerevisiae YBL057C PTH2 mitochondrially-localized peptidyl-tRNA hydrolases), whose translation MSQQNLSHLLSVGVISLITGFCISQYCGTKQCSRSKLKDSKKIPKVPVENLSTEDESEYEDDSEDESIDIDSTPLNDVPGEVRMTLIVRQDLKMGKGKAAAQCSHATLALYKKISNPESEAYNPEMVNRWEYGNGQAKITLQVPNQEEMDTLFAQAISLDVNAYIVHDAGRTQIAAGSATVLGLGPAPKLVIDQITKDLKLY comes from the coding sequence ATGTCACAACAGAACTTGTCGCATTTGCTTTCGGTTGGGGTAATATCTCTCATTACCGGCTTCTGTATTAGTCAATACTGTGGAACTAAGCAATGCTCTAgatcaaaattaaaagacctgaaaaaaattccaaagGTTCCAGTTGAGAATTTATCTACGGAGGATGAGTCAGAATACGAAGACGATTCTGAAGATGAGAGTATTGATATCGATTCTACGCCATTAAATGATGTCCCAGGTGAAGTTCGTATGACTTTGATTGTTCGTCAAGATTTAAAAATGGGTAAAGGTAAAGCAGCAGCTCAATGTCTGCATGCTACGTTAGcattatataaaaaaatatccAACCCTGAATCTGAAGCATACAACCCTGAAATGGTTAATAGATGGGAATACGGTAACGGACAAGCAAAAATCACATTACAGGTGCCcaatcaagaagaaatggatACATTATTTGCTCAAGCCATTTCATTAGACGTAAATGCATATATAGTTCATGATGCTGGAAGAACTCAAATTGCTGCTGGAAGTGCTACAGTTTTAGGATTAGGACCGGCTCCCAAGTTAGTGATAGATCAAATTACGAAAGATTTAAAACTTTATTAA
- a CDS encoding DEHA2A07546p (similar to CA1056|IPF17503 Candida albicans IPF17503) produces MSDDLDRVLSTEESALVKDREIERVLNCCPWDYYSILEINPLKKDIQLQNQIKRTYRKKTLLIHPDKVSNPNAPHAFDRLKKAELVLSFDIPESESEIESQDDTSKLYVNEKKRLLAIYNDAENRLLRSKKIIQGDTYSEENYKQILQIVTEILNEEIKQEEIERNFQQQQEAKKMAELKKVQQERELKKKLANKWEDERDIRVNNWRSYTNKIEKPKSKSKKKSGNSKKNVLA; encoded by the coding sequence ATGTCAGATGATCTAGATAGAGTGTTATCTACCGAGGAACTGGCTTTAGTAAAGGATAGGGAGATAGAGAGGGTCTTGAACTGCTGTCCATGGGACTATTATTCCATCCTTGAAATTAATCCTCTCAAGAAAGATATccaattgcaaaatcaaattaaaaGAACTTATAGAAAGAAAACATTGTTGATACATCCTGACAAGGTATCAAACCCAAATGCGCCACATGCTTTTGATAGGCTAAAGAAAGCTGAATTGgttttatcatttgatataCCTGAAAGTGAATCAGAAATTGAATCTCAAGATGACACCTCTAAATTGTACGTAAACGAAAAGAAACGTCTACTAGCTATCTATAATGATGCAGAAAATCGCTTATTAAGGtcgaagaagataatacaAGGAGATACTTATAGTGAAGAGAATTATaaacaaattcttcaaatagtTACTGAAATCTTAAACGAAGAGAtcaaacaagaagaaatagaaagaAACtttcaacaacagcaaGAGGCTAAAAAAATGGCTGAACTTAAGAAGGTACAacaagaaagagaattgaagaagaaactcGCTAACAAGTGGGAAGATGAGAGAGACATAAGAGTAAATAATTGGCGATCATATACAAACAAAATCGAAAAACCTAAATCAAAAAGTAAGAAGAAATCTGGtaattcaaagaagaatgtTCTTGCATAA
- a CDS encoding DEHA2A07568p (similar to CA1055|IPF17504 Candida albicans IPF17504), with amino-acid sequence MLTRLSLRVFSHFKASRMTFATSNEWKPRYFDIGVNFSDSMFQGCYNGSTTPKHPADIDKVIARAHLFNVNKMLITASSIQESEEHFALCKEHPGMFYSTVGVHPCTVAQEFYQKDEEMNEFTEELVPDVENRLNKLRDLVKLGYENGYVKAFGEIGLDYDRFHYASKEQQITMFGKQLEVISSLKELKLPLFLHMRSACDDFISIIKPFIDRGDILKGNGVIHSFTGSKEELEKLSELGFYIGINGCSLKTDDNLEVAKLIPKDKLMIETDAPWCEIRKSHSSYKYITPYPNQFYPEISMEEPKPSSVEDESNGTHVQGKQKQKQKQASKQPQIKFDDFLPFPTIKKEHFAKHQNIIDTIAKQRNLEKITQPIGEFAYPLIRSRNEPVFVGYVAEIMCELYDIKDPKDIADFIDLIYENTCKLFQI; translated from the coding sequence ATGCTTACTAGACTTCTGCTTAGGGTTTTTTCACATTTTAAAGCATCCAGAATGACATTTGCAACAAGTAATGAATGGAAACCACGGTACTTTGATATCGGtgttaatttttcagattcCATGTTTCAAGGTTGTTACAACGGTTCAACTACTCCAAAGCACCCAGCAGATATAGACAAGGTCATCGCCAGAGCACACTTGTTTAATGTGAACAAGATGTTGATTACAGCGTCATCTATCCAAGAAAGTGAAGAACATTTCGCTTTATGTAAAGAGCATCCAGGTATGTTCTATTCCACAGTAGGTGTTCATCCATGCACAGTGGCTCAGgaattttatcaaaaagaCGAAGAAATGAATGAGTTCACAGAAGAGTTGGTTCctgatgttgaaaatagGCTAAACAAATTACGTGATCTTGTAAAATTGGGATATGAAAATGGTTACGTGAAGGCATTTGGTGAAATTGGCTTAGACTACGATCGATTTCATTATGCATCTAAGGAACAGCAAATAACAATGTTCGGTAAACAATTAGAAGtgatatcttcattaaaagAGTTAAAACTTCCATTGTTCTTACATATGAGAAGTGCTTGTGATGATTTcatatcaattattaaacCTTTCATTGATAGAGGTGATATTTTAAAGGGTAATGGCGTAATTCACTCTTTTACAGGCTCAAAGGaagaacttgaaaaattatcagAATTAGGTTTCTATATCGGTATTAATGGCTGTTCTTTGAAAACAgatgataatttagaagTAGCCAAATTGATCCCGAAAGACAAATTAATGATCGAAACCGATGCTCCTTGGTGTGAAATTAGGAAAAGCCATTCAagttataaatatattactCCTTACCCAAACCAGTTTTATCCCGAAATATCAATGGAAGAGCCTAAGCCATCTTcagttgaagatgaatcaAATGGAACACACGTACAAGGTAAACAAAAACAGAAGCAAAAGCAAGCATCCAAACAACCCCAAATTAAGTTTGACGACTTCTTACCTTTTCCAACGATTAAGAAGGAGCACTTTGCTAAGCATCAAAACATAATAGACACAATTGCAAAACAGCGTAATCTAGAAAAGATAACGCAACCAATAGGGGAATTTGCATATCCATTAATAAGATCTCGAAACGAACCAGTATTTGTGGGCTACGTTGCTGAAATAATGTGTGAATTATATGACATCAAAGATCCTAAAGATATCGCAGACttcattgatttaatttatgAGAATACTTGCAAATTATTCCAAATATAG